The following proteins come from a genomic window of Solea solea chromosome 3, fSolSol10.1, whole genome shotgun sequence:
- the LOC131455881 gene encoding carbohydrate sulfotransferase 12-like, whose translation MDIRRGKLQLLSYGLFLSCFLVMLSIYGWDLSKRLTVKRMDQEQEERKTLLDKMCDGNREEFSDESYQKLGHLIVDDLHGLIYCYVPKVACTNIKKIIYVLLKGEPYGDPRNVTAAVHGNSLPFLKTMPRNEIKAKLKHYTKFLFVRDPFIRLISAYRNKFLSNNQLFYHGPGRYILRRFANYSDPPETAKEALALGLQVSFYNFIQFVLEKGLIQQSMNEHWNQMNRLCSPCLIQYDFIGHQETMQEDIEHLLKILKLQDDIKVPPSYVNVTTKDSVMKWFKTVPLEDRRSLYKIYEKDFQLFGYRKPDELLKG comes from the exons ATGGATATTCGCAGAGGAAAGCTCCAACTGCTGTCATATGGATTGTTTCTATCCTGTTTTCTCGTGATGTTGTCCATTTACGGTTGGGACTTGTCAAAAAGACTGACAG TTAAGAGGATGGatcaggagcaggaggaaagaaagacGCTTTTAGACAAAATGTGTGATGGTAACAGAGAGGAATTTTCAGACGAGAGTTACCAAAAGCTGGGCCATCTTATTGTGGATGATTTGCATGGTCTCATCTACTGTTACGTTCccaag gtGGCATGTACCAATATAAAGAAAATCATCTACGTACTGCTAAAGGGTGAACCATATGGTGATCCCAGAAATGTAACTGCAGCTGTCCATGGCAACAGTCTACCTTTCCTAAAGACCATGCCAAGAAATGAGATCAAG GCAAAGCTGAAGCACTACACCAAGTTCCTTTTTGTCCGGGACCCATTTATCCGTCTCATCTCTGCCTACCGAAACAAATTTCTGAGCAATAACCAGTTATTCTATCATGGTCCTGGCCGATATATTCTCCGTCGTTTTGCCAACTATAGTGATCCACCAGAAACAGCAAAGGAGGCACTTGCATTGGGCTTACAGGTCtcattttacaactttattcaatTTGTGCTGGAGAAGGGACTGATACAACAGAGTATGAATGAACACTGGAACCAGATGAACCGTTTGTGCAGCCCCTGCCTCATACA GTACGATTTCATTGGACATCAGGAAACTATGCAAGAGGACATTGAACATCTACTCAAGATCTTAAAGCTGCAGGATGACATTAAGGTTCCCCCTTCATATGTCAATGTGACTACGAAAGATTCTGTGATGAAATGGTTCAAAACAGTGCCTCTAGAGGACAGGAGGTCACTGTATAAGATCTATGAGAAAGACTTTCAGCTCTTTGGCTACAGGAAGCCAGATGAACTGCTAAAAGGTTGA
- the sema4f gene encoding semaphorin-4F produces the protein MRDMSRIRMVSGGAMVTVLPVLWLLSEASWAATLGGQEGEHNLRDVILDPNKFGGVTNFSTFLLDRSSGMLFLGARDAILSVDTNQLDRPPRYITWDVSEEKRKSCVAKGKTEVDCHNYIRLLEFLEEGRIYVCGTYAFDPQCTFLELSTFTLEKNEDGGVKMETGKGKCPFEPSQHYTAVMAGGTLYTAATSNFLGTLFDISRATGPEQERIRTERSINWLSDPEFVSSAYIEQSAESNPTGDDDKIYFFFTEVAKEYDLYTKVKVPRVARVCKSDVGGMKTLQRRWTTFLKAQLVCEDKPSGQRYNILTDVFTIQQPQGDPSSTHFYGLFTSQWEHEELSAVCVFSLSDISKVMDGPFKELKKTCDNWINLEPVPTPRPGQCLTHALKDEGFESSLKLPDKVLTFVRDHPLMENSVTAAPLLVRKGIRYTKLAVTQTGSGAVLHLGTGHGELHQVEVVGQNATVLREIPLFTLHEPVNNILLHKGQALVGSPLSLARVQAEGCALYLNCELCARARGLGCEWSREDEACRETATKPGPDDTVEEALKQCDIKEGRCSPSTRELQVSIGLRLLLPCVQLSPRSCRWEHPPHRHTKQRHSDLAVTVTKESLGKYVCTCQEAGPDMRDHTSCRRAAYHLTLESPSVGSVATAGSRHVLAVYILFFCAGLVFGVFLLYFLLHRRGIGRQGHQLPDNSLSSGKGRDLLGSSATPQSPSSASLLSEGFRLTEKRNGTANTTTTTTLLSNQGNGGHHGNSYSGTLIHGNPSNGHGNALYSNSNTSSSSLKFPSEISAADMLDGRTGERERVRLEGGEQESGEGDKVDEGLEDGLGEGIKGLVEELATFPIFKSSAPLARCEESSI, from the exons ACGTCATCCTGGATCCAAACAAGTTTGGAGGCGTGACCAACTTCAGCACCTTTCTACTGGACCGTTCGTCAGGCATGCTGTTCCTGGGGGCCCGGGACGCCATACTGTCTGTGGACACCAATCAACTGGACAGACCACCACGCTAT ATAACTTGGGATGtgtcagaggagaaaagaaaatcctgTGTGGCAAAGGGAAAGACAGAG GTTGACTGCCATAACTACATCCGCCTGCTGGAGTTTCTGGAGGAGGGACGCATATATGTGTGCGGAACCTATGCCTTTGACCCTCAGTGTACCTTCTTG GAGCTCTCCACCTTCACCCTGGAGAAAAACGAGGATGGAGGAGTGAAGATGGAGACTGGGAAGGGCAAGTGTCCCTTTGAGCCCAGTCAGCACTACACAGCTGTTATGGCAG gtggtaCATTATATACAGCAGCCACCAGTAACTTTCTGGGAACGCTGTTCGACATCTCCAGGGCAACAGGCCCTGAGCAGGAGCGCATCCGCACTGAACGATCTATCAACTGGCTCAGTG aTCCAGAGTTTGTGAGCTCAGCCTACATAGAGCAGTCTGCAGAGAGCAACCCCACAGGGGATGACGACAAAATCTACTTCTTCTTCACTGAGGTAGCCAAAGAGTACGACCTCTACACAAAAGTGAAGGTTCCCAGGGTGGCGCGAGTCTGCAAG TCCGACGTGGGAGGGATGAAGACTCTGCAGCGACGTTGGACCACTTTCCTAAAGGCCCAGCTGGTATGCGAAGACAAGCCCAGTGGTCAGCGCTACAACATCCTTACTGATGTTTTCACAATACAACAACCACAAGGCGATCCCAGCAGCACACACTTCTATGGACTCTTCACCTCCCAGTG GGAACATGAGGAGCTCTCTGCAGtatgtgttttcagtttgtctgACATCAGCAAAGTGATGGATGGTCCCTTTAAAGAGCTGAAGAAGACCTGTGACAACTGGATCAACCTTGAACCTGTCCCCACACCAAGGCCGGGCCAG TGTTTGACCCATGCATTAAAGGATGAAGGATTTGAGTCGTCCCTGAAGCTCCCAGACAAGGTGTTGACATTCGTGAGAGACCACCCTTTGATGGAAAACAGCGTGACTGCAGCACCCCTGCTGGTGCGCAAGGGGATAAGATACACCAAGCTGGCTGTAACCCAAACAGGCAGTGGAGCAGTGCTACACCTTGGAACAG gccATGGGGAGCTCCACCAGGTGGAGGTAGTGGGCCAGAATGCCACTGTACTGAGAGAGATTCCTCTGTTCACCTTGCACGAGCCTGTTAACAACATATTACTGCACAAG GGCCAGGCTCTGGTTGGCAGCCCTCTGTCTCTGGCTCGTGTGCAGGCTGAAGGCTGTGCTCTGTATCTCAACTGTGAGTTATGTGCCAGAGCCAGAGGACTGGGCTGTGAGTGGAGCAGGGAGGATGAAGCCTGCAGAGAGACAGCAACAAA gCCTGGTCCAGATGATACAGTAGAGGAAGCTTTAAAGCAATGTGATATAAAGGAGG GGCGTTGCTCCCCTTCCACCAGGGAGCTGCAAGTTTCCATTGGTCTGCGCCTGTTGTTGCCATGTGTTCAACTGTCTCCCAGGTCCTGTAGGTGGGAACATCCTCCTCACAGGCACACCAAACAACGTCACTCAGACCTGGCAGTTACTGTCACAAAGGAAAGCCTAGGAAAATATGTGTGCACATGTCAG GAGGCAGGACCAGATATGAGAGACCACACCTCTTGCCGTCGAGCAGCTTATCACCTGACACTTGAAAGCCCTAGTGTTGGATCAGTGGCAACAGCAGGAAGTCGTCACGTCCTGGCTGTCTACATCCTTTTCTTCTGTGCAGGATTGGTGTTTGGCGTGTTTCTCCTGTACTTTCTCCTACACCGGCGTGGCATCGGCCGCCAAGGCCACCAGCTGCCAGATAATTCACTATCGTCGGGGAAGGGGCGGGACTTACTTGGCTCCTCAGCCACTCCACAGTCTCCTAGCAGTGCCAGCCTGCTGTCTGAGGGATTCCGACTGACAGAAAAAAGGAATGGAACagccaacacaacaacaacaactacccTCCTCAGCAACCAGGGGAATGGtggtcaccatggcaacagttaCAGTGGCACCCTGATCCACGGCAACCCTAGCAATGGCCATGGGAATGCCCTGTATTCCAACAGCAACACAAGCAGCAGTAGTCTGAAGTTTCCTTCAGAAATTTCAGCTGCAGACATGCTGGATGGAAGGACAGGAGAGCGGGAGAGAGTGAGGCTCGAGGGGGGAGAGCAGGAGTCAGGGGAGGGTGACAAGGTGGATGAAGGGCTGGAGGACGGGTTAGGGGAAGGAATAAAAGGACTTGTGGAGGAGCTTGCCACCTTCCCTATCTTTAAATCATCAGCGCCACTGGCTCGGTGTGAAGAAAGTTCAATATGA